Proteins encoded together in one Synechococcus sp. BL107 window:
- the thyX gene encoding FAD-dependent thymidylate synthase, which yields MDPRFRVDLIAATPNPQQCVYVGMHQDYSEGFVAADREQWPDETKAGEICVKRLLAGERGHYGPMEHAQIVLNVGWFPHSVMQQARTHRVGVSFDVQSMRYTGERICRAAAGELDLEEVFYLRPLGQYSNRQGKKYAYSQAERDKDLHHCKISADRYQELLEAGFAEEHARGILPFDYRQHFVVSFTLRAFLHFMDLRAKLDAQQEIRELCDLMWPHLQAWTPEFAAWYEKTRLHKARLAP from the coding sequence ATGGATCCCCGCTTCCGGGTCGACCTCATCGCGGCAACCCCAAATCCCCAACAGTGCGTCTACGTGGGGATGCACCAGGACTACAGCGAGGGTTTTGTTGCAGCCGACCGCGAACAATGGCCCGACGAAACCAAAGCGGGCGAAATCTGCGTCAAGCGTCTGCTGGCTGGGGAGCGAGGCCACTACGGCCCCATGGAGCATGCCCAGATCGTTTTAAACGTTGGCTGGTTTCCTCATTCCGTGATGCAACAAGCGCGGACCCACCGGGTGGGCGTGAGCTTTGATGTGCAGTCGATGCGATATACCGGCGAACGCATCTGCAGGGCTGCAGCTGGTGAACTCGACCTCGAGGAGGTGTTTTATTTGCGCCCGTTGGGGCAATACAGCAACCGCCAAGGCAAGAAATATGCATACAGCCAAGCTGAACGGGATAAAGATCTCCATCACTGCAAAATCAGCGCTGATCGATACCAAGAATTACTCGAAGCAGGCTTCGCAGAAGAACATGCGCGCGGGATTCTCCCTTTCGACTATCGGCAGCATTTTGTGGTGAGCTTTACCCTCCGGGCCTTCCTGCATTTCATGGATCTGAGGGCCAAACTCGATGCTCAACAAGAAATCCGCGAGCTTTGCGATCTAATGTGGCCCCATCTTCAAGCCTGGACGCCAGAATTTGCCGCTTGGTATGAAAAAACTAGGCTCCATAAAGCCAGACTTGCACCTTAA
- a CDS encoding cob(I)yrinic acid a,c-diamide adenosyltransferase → MIASLTDRHQSQEIRSLEGDHRVTERGGLWPVPDALAPPPALHLVAPEGQLQVHTASYRGSYSSVLSQAVRAAGLGSRVLISQFLKGGVQQGPSGRVQLCGGLVWLRPAVPACVAEPNLEGCRDAVQAVWAVCRQHLITGDLDQLVLDEIGLAIGFGYIDEAEVLSALEQRPGSMDVIITGPAIPANVVEMADQVTELRRGF, encoded by the coding sequence ATGATCGCAAGCCTGACCGACCGCCATCAATCTCAGGAGATCCGTTCTCTTGAAGGCGATCACCGTGTCACTGAACGTGGTGGTTTGTGGCCTGTTCCCGATGCTCTTGCACCGCCGCCTGCCTTGCATCTGGTTGCTCCAGAAGGTCAGCTCCAGGTGCATACAGCTTCTTATCGCGGAAGTTATTCCAGTGTGTTGAGCCAAGCGGTTCGCGCAGCAGGTCTTGGTAGCCGCGTCCTGATCAGTCAGTTTTTGAAGGGTGGTGTGCAACAGGGGCCATCAGGTCGTGTGCAGTTATGTGGGGGGCTCGTTTGGTTGCGGCCAGCTGTTCCGGCCTGTGTTGCTGAGCCGAACTTGGAAGGCTGTCGCGATGCGGTTCAAGCCGTCTGGGCGGTTTGCCGTCAACACCTCATCACCGGTGATCTAGATCAACTTGTTCTCGATGAGATTGGCTTGGCCATCGGCTTTGGTTACATCGATGAAGCTGAAGTGCTTTCAGCTCTTGAACAACGACCAGGCTCGATGGATGTGATCATCACTGGTCCTGCTATCCCCGCCAATGTTGTTGAGATGGCTGATCAAGTCACGGAACTACGCCGAGGTTTCTGA
- a CDS encoding lytic transglycosylase domain-containing protein, with amino-acid sequence MNTGPRLGTLLLIGTTALSGFAAWGGQKFLVERHQPLTPDRSAAQLWTTYRWAIDPQQRREAALLMAAQTGSYDVLQSQAWGTSPLGAVALELEAETATRRGDQSHSRKLWDDLLKRFPHSAASASARRVLGDQNPALHQDLLKKQPSHPAALSVAESMVPNSTIGYQGAIHLARWGARWPGAFKRISQACNDHSSIAPTTKDRQWLARGLASLGDGPGALQCLQHQQPGSTSQPSSEPSTQLAIGQALLRGGHTEEGTELLLNLTRNLPEASASVEAARLLSEPVRPSPEVLDAIPVSVQNRSGALAAARVRLANGEGGEDVLQRWPDDPDVWQLQWDLAREALLSANWDRAKTILTREPSAQALPDPLETRRLYWLGWSEAQLGDPKRARTIWQLLISQFPPGYYHWLASEALGDATPLNLTGAPTPTQSQLMSWAPLNSAQSFVNTLWRLGLKRQAWETWRSGIDPNTPQPKPEQLVEGRLRLAVGDSWMALDQLRWLSLRWRSASCRERIDLHHSQHPKIFKEVLHPAASAQQLPLELLLAVSKQESRFSSGVTSTAGAIGLMQLMPATARDVAEAPLTEDEIREPKQNAALGAAYLRQLLSHWRGDPFRSIASYNAGPGAVGSWSTQGLNDAPALWVERIPYPETRYYTKKVLDNFFGYLGRDKRFCEPTLNGIGQDMP; translated from the coding sequence TTGAACACAGGCCCCCGACTTGGGACCCTTCTGTTAATAGGGACCACCGCCCTCAGTGGCTTTGCAGCCTGGGGTGGGCAGAAATTTCTGGTGGAGAGGCATCAGCCCCTAACGCCGGATCGATCGGCAGCGCAACTCTGGACGACCTACCGCTGGGCGATCGATCCCCAGCAGCGCCGGGAAGCCGCGCTGTTGATGGCTGCACAAACTGGCTCCTACGACGTCTTGCAAAGCCAGGCTTGGGGAACGAGCCCGCTCGGAGCGGTGGCCCTAGAACTCGAGGCGGAAACGGCCACCAGACGGGGAGACCAAAGCCATTCCCGGAAGCTCTGGGACGACCTGCTCAAACGATTCCCACATTCAGCTGCATCCGCATCGGCTCGACGCGTTCTAGGGGACCAAAACCCAGCACTGCATCAAGACCTACTGAAGAAACAGCCAAGCCATCCTGCGGCGCTGAGTGTGGCGGAATCGATGGTTCCAAATTCCACAATCGGCTATCAGGGAGCGATTCACCTTGCCCGTTGGGGAGCGCGTTGGCCAGGTGCGTTCAAGCGCATCAGCCAGGCATGCAACGACCACAGTTCAATCGCGCCAACGACAAAAGATCGCCAATGGCTTGCTCGGGGATTAGCCAGCCTTGGGGATGGCCCTGGAGCACTGCAGTGCCTTCAACACCAACAACCTGGGTCAACCTCCCAACCTTCAAGTGAACCCTCCACACAACTCGCGATTGGACAAGCCTTACTTCGAGGCGGACATACCGAAGAGGGGACGGAACTTCTCCTGAACTTGACGCGTAATCTCCCGGAGGCTTCGGCCAGCGTTGAAGCCGCGCGACTACTGAGTGAACCTGTACGACCTTCGCCTGAGGTGCTCGATGCCATTCCGGTATCCGTTCAAAATCGTTCCGGGGCCCTGGCGGCAGCACGCGTTCGACTAGCCAACGGGGAGGGTGGCGAGGACGTTCTGCAGCGCTGGCCGGATGATCCAGACGTCTGGCAACTGCAATGGGACCTTGCCAGAGAGGCCCTGTTATCGGCGAACTGGGATCGAGCCAAAACCATCCTGACCCGTGAACCAAGCGCACAAGCATTGCCCGATCCCCTGGAAACCCGGCGGCTGTACTGGCTTGGCTGGAGCGAAGCACAGCTGGGGGATCCAAAGCGTGCCAGAACGATCTGGCAGCTGCTAATCAGCCAGTTCCCCCCTGGCTATTACCACTGGCTTGCGAGCGAAGCACTTGGAGACGCCACACCCCTAAACCTGACAGGAGCTCCAACACCAACCCAATCGCAGCTGATGTCTTGGGCCCCTTTAAACAGTGCTCAATCCTTCGTCAACACGCTTTGGCGTCTTGGGCTGAAGAGACAGGCCTGGGAGACTTGGCGCAGCGGGATCGACCCCAACACCCCACAACCCAAACCAGAACAATTGGTCGAAGGCAGGCTTCGCTTAGCGGTTGGAGACAGTTGGATGGCTCTCGATCAACTGCGGTGGCTCAGCCTGCGTTGGCGGTCGGCTAGCTGCCGTGAACGAATCGACCTCCACCACAGCCAGCACCCGAAAATTTTTAAAGAGGTCCTCCATCCAGCAGCGAGCGCGCAGCAGCTGCCTCTCGAGCTGCTCTTGGCTGTGAGCAAACAAGAATCTCGCTTCTCGTCAGGCGTGACCTCCACTGCGGGAGCGATTGGTCTGATGCAATTGATGCCCGCCACCGCCAGAGACGTCGCTGAAGCCCCGCTTACAGAGGACGAAATCAGAGAGCCGAAGCAGAACGCCGCACTGGGTGCCGCCTACTTGCGGCAACTGCTTTCGCATTGGCGGGGAGATCCCTTTCGAAGCATCGCCAGCTACAACGCTGGGCCTGGAGCTGTGGGGTCATGGTCTACGCAGGGCCTCAACGATGCACCTGCCCTGTGGGTAGAACGCATTCCCTATCCAGAAACGCGGTATTACACCAAAAAAGTTCTCGATAATTTCTTTGGCTATCTAGGCAGGGACAAGCGTTTTTGCGAACCAACCCTGAACGGGATTGGGCAAGACATGCCCTAA
- the dcd gene encoding dCTP deaminase, producing the protein MLKCDRWITEQAGQGMLEPFQSGLVRHLDPEKRENPVLSFGCSSYGYDLRLSSQEFLIFRHVPGTVMNPKRFNPANLEPTPLHEDEDGRYFILPAHSYGLGVALEKMKVPPNITVICLGKSTYARLGIIVNTTPAEAGWEGHLTLEFSNSSGADCRIYADEGICQLLFFEGEPCATTYSDREGKYQHQPERVTLAKV; encoded by the coding sequence ATGCTCAAGTGTGATCGTTGGATTACGGAACAAGCTGGGCAGGGCATGCTCGAGCCGTTTCAGTCGGGATTGGTGCGTCATCTCGACCCGGAGAAGCGTGAGAATCCTGTGCTCAGCTTTGGATGTTCGTCCTATGGCTATGACCTTCGTCTGTCATCACAAGAGTTTTTGATTTTCAGGCATGTGCCTGGCACGGTGATGAATCCGAAGCGGTTCAATCCAGCCAATCTTGAGCCCACACCGTTGCATGAAGATGAAGATGGCCGTTATTTCATACTTCCGGCCCATTCCTATGGCCTAGGTGTGGCCTTGGAGAAGATGAAAGTCCCTCCCAACATCACTGTGATTTGTCTTGGAAAAAGTACTTATGCTCGTCTCGGGATCATCGTGAATACCACACCAGCGGAGGCTGGTTGGGAAGGTCATCTCACCCTTGAGTTCAGTAACAGCTCAGGAGCTGATTGCCGCATTTATGCAGATGAAGGTATCTGTCAGTTGTTGTTTTTTGAAGGCGAACCTTGCGCTACGACGTATAGCGACCGCGAAGGAAAATATCAACATCAGCCTGAACGCGTTACCCTCGCAAAGGTATAA
- a CDS encoding DUF3146 family protein, whose protein sequence is MAALPATTAHLRVLRQCFQDQCVEGEVAAGGFQWQFYWAFDRGELTVEPSLGRALIQDALFRFLVRTDYRLEPGGDYSFTVRAKF, encoded by the coding sequence ATGGCGGCCCTCCCTGCCACAACAGCCCATCTCCGCGTCTTGCGTCAGTGCTTTCAAGATCAGTGTGTGGAGGGTGAGGTGGCTGCTGGTGGTTTTCAGTGGCAGTTCTATTGGGCGTTTGATCGCGGAGAACTCACGGTGGAACCGTCGTTAGGACGAGCCTTGATTCAAGATGCCCTGTTCCGTTTTCTGGTGCGCACCGATTACCGCCTCGAGCCTGGTGGTGATTACAGCTTTACTGTTCGGGCCAAGTTTTAA
- the ntcA gene encoding global nitrogen regulator NtcA: MSSSTGFTRYAPTSTAAATAQPAGPRSLMEVIRGLEGASTEMVERNKTIFFPGDPAERVYLIRRGAVRLSRVYESGEEITVALLRENSLFGVLSLLTGQRSDRFYHAVAFTRVEMVTAPATSVRNAIEADTTVGLRLLQGLSSRILQTETMIETLTHRDMSSRLVSFLLVLCRDFGVPDELGITIDLRLSHQAIAEAIGSTRVTITRLLGDLRQSGLVQIDRKKITVLDPIALAKRFS; this comes from the coding sequence ATGAGCAGCAGCACTGGTTTTACCCGCTATGCGCCTACTAGCACTGCGGCAGCAACCGCTCAGCCAGCAGGCCCTCGCTCGTTGATGGAGGTGATTCGAGGGCTGGAGGGTGCCAGCACTGAAATGGTGGAGCGCAATAAAACAATTTTTTTCCCAGGAGACCCTGCCGAACGCGTTTATCTGATTCGACGGGGCGCGGTGCGCCTTTCAAGGGTTTACGAATCCGGTGAAGAAATCACCGTTGCTCTGCTCAGGGAAAACAGCCTGTTCGGTGTGTTGTCCCTACTCACAGGTCAACGCTCGGATCGTTTTTATCACGCAGTCGCCTTCACCCGCGTTGAGATGGTGACAGCACCAGCAACCTCGGTGCGCAATGCCATTGAAGCGGACACCACTGTTGGACTCAGGCTTCTTCAAGGCCTCTCCAGCCGGATCCTGCAAACCGAAACCATGATCGAAACGCTCACACATCGGGACATGTCGTCCCGACTGGTGAGTTTTTTACTAGTGCTGTGCCGAGACTTCGGAGTGCCTGATGAGTTGGGAATCACGATTGATCTCCGCCTCTCCCATCAGGCAATCGCAGAAGCCATTGGCTCAACCCGCGTGACAATCACGCGTCTGCTGGGAGACTTGCGTCAATCCGGTCTCGTCCAGATTGACCGCAAGAAAATCACCGTTCTCGATCCGATCGCTCTGGCCAAACGGTTTAGCTGA
- a CDS encoding resolvase — protein MSRLVALDPGRSKCGLVLIDSEHNRVLEGKVVPPQAVMAWVDHWHEQRSLDQVIVGDGTGSAQWLQAFNRFANVQSVNERGTTLRARDRYWDLWPTKGWQRLLPKGLRLPPNELDAIAALVMAEDHLKQRCSWLGPPPNFSLKTWPEQ, from the coding sequence TTGAGCCGTCTGGTCGCACTCGATCCAGGACGCAGCAAATGCGGATTGGTGCTGATCGACAGCGAACACAATCGTGTTTTAGAAGGCAAGGTGGTGCCACCCCAAGCAGTGATGGCCTGGGTGGATCACTGGCATGAGCAGCGCAGCCTGGATCAAGTGATCGTTGGCGACGGGACGGGCAGTGCCCAGTGGCTTCAAGCCTTCAACAGATTTGCCAACGTTCAGTCCGTCAATGAGCGCGGCACCACCTTGAGAGCTCGCGACCGGTATTGGGATTTATGGCCAACCAAAGGCTGGCAACGTCTTCTTCCGAAAGGGTTAAGGCTTCCCCCAAACGAACTGGATGCAATCGCTGCCCTGGTGATGGCTGAAGATCACCTCAAGCAACGCTGTTCATGGCTTGGGCCACCCCCAAACTTCTCGCTTAAAACTTGGCCCGAACAGTAA
- a CDS encoding thioredoxin domain-containing protein, which translates to MTGSPQPMPLGRLQQVVLVVIAVALAIGLLFMRGGIQSETPMEQLARRSVEPEVALTNGKPTLIEFYADWCQVCREMAPAMLELERSTQNRLDVVLVNVDNPRWQDLVNRYEVNGIPQLNLFSADGQPRGKSIGLRKLEELTAISAALINDQPLPQFRGVGSVSSLEGESTLQASVAQTGPRSHS; encoded by the coding sequence ATGACCGGTAGCCCTCAGCCCATGCCGCTGGGCCGGCTTCAGCAAGTTGTCCTCGTGGTGATCGCAGTCGCACTGGCCATTGGACTGCTCTTCATGCGGGGAGGGATCCAAAGTGAAACCCCGATGGAACAACTCGCGCGGCGCTCGGTTGAACCGGAGGTTGCTCTCACCAACGGCAAACCAACGTTGATCGAGTTCTACGCCGATTGGTGCCAAGTGTGTCGGGAAATGGCCCCAGCGATGCTGGAGCTTGAGCGATCGACGCAAAACCGTCTTGACGTTGTTTTGGTGAATGTTGATAACCCACGTTGGCAAGACCTGGTGAATCGCTACGAAGTGAATGGGATACCCCAACTCAATTTGTTTTCGGCAGACGGCCAACCCCGCGGCAAATCGATTGGTCTACGAAAACTGGAGGAACTAACAGCCATAAGTGCGGCACTGATTAATGATCAACCGCTACCGCAATTTCGAGGCGTGGGAAGCGTCAGCAGCCTCGAGGGTGAGAGCACGTTGCAAGCATCGGTGGCGCAAACCGGTCCTCGAAGCCACAGCTGA
- a CDS encoding DUF3084 domain-containing protein, whose protein sequence is MSGWLLILSLLILGGILSTLGDRLGSRVGKARLSLFNMRPRRTAVVITVLTGSLISALSLGLMLLVSRQLRVGLFELDTLQARLKDSREQLDTAERERIEARKATVRIEAELKAAQQRAQTLRQELAPLQEQRLALEADRDRLSRDIAARDVEIQKTEAELNTVRNRIQLGEKELKDLERNLVALRRGAVVVRSGQVLATATVRMESPGQAKQVVDRLLQEANFNAYGKVLPGQPPDQQIIRVPRSDVKRLQGIISKPGTWVISLRSATNVLRGETVIYAFPEVHPNRLVAQQGDVLASVRLDASERSNTAIRTRLNLLLASAYAEAKRRGSLTAGLQFDGQALAQLGQTLMERPEQGVTLEAISTRDSNSADPIFVAVESNP, encoded by the coding sequence ATGAGTGGCTGGCTGCTGATTTTGTCCCTGCTAATCCTCGGGGGGATTTTGTCCACCCTTGGCGATCGGCTTGGCAGCCGAGTGGGGAAGGCTCGTTTGAGCTTGTTCAATATGCGTCCACGCCGCACCGCCGTGGTGATCACGGTGCTCACTGGCAGCCTGATTAGCGCCCTCTCACTTGGCTTGATGCTTTTGGTGAGCCGGCAATTGCGGGTTGGACTGTTCGAACTCGATACTCTTCAAGCACGGCTGAAAGACAGTCGTGAACAACTGGATACAGCAGAACGCGAGCGCATCGAAGCCCGCAAGGCAACAGTGCGCATCGAAGCCGAACTCAAAGCTGCTCAACAACGGGCTCAGACCCTTCGGCAAGAGTTGGCCCCACTCCAGGAACAACGTTTAGCCCTCGAGGCCGACAGAGATCGTCTCAGCCGCGACATCGCAGCCCGAGACGTTGAGATTCAAAAAACCGAAGCCGAGCTCAACACGGTGCGCAACCGCATCCAATTGGGTGAAAAGGAGCTCAAGGACCTGGAACGCAATCTTGTCGCTCTTCGCCGCGGGGCTGTCGTTGTACGTAGTGGACAAGTGCTAGCCACCGCCACCGTTCGCATGGAATCACCCGGTCAAGCCAAACAGGTGGTGGATCGCCTGCTGCAAGAAGCCAATTTCAACGCTTACGGCAAAGTCTTGCCAGGCCAACCACCGGATCAACAGATCATTCGTGTTCCCCGTAGCGACGTGAAGCGCTTGCAGGGGATCATCAGCAAACCAGGCACCTGGGTGATCTCGCTGCGATCAGCGACCAACGTTCTTCGCGGAGAAACGGTGATTTATGCGTTCCCGGAGGTTCATCCGAATCGGTTGGTCGCCCAACAAGGGGACGTCCTCGCATCCGTGAGGCTTGATGCCAGCGAACGCAGTAACACGGCGATTCGCACCCGACTCAATCTGCTGCTTGCCTCGGCCTATGCGGAAGCCAAACGACGGGGCTCGCTCACGGCCGGCCTGCAATTCGATGGCCAAGCCTTAGCGCAACTGGGGCAAACCCTGATGGAGCGTCCGGAACAGGGGGTCACCCTGGAGGCCATCTCCACCCGCGACAGCAATAGTGCTGATCCAATCTTCGTCGCCGTGGAGTCGAACCCTTGA
- the pth gene encoding aminoacyl-tRNA hydrolase has product MAQQLSLVVGLGNPGSKYDGTRHNIGFMALERLALREGFSFRQQAKLHGLVADMGFGDQRLRLLMPQTFMNDSGRSVRAALDWYGFQPEDIVLLVDDMDLPLGRLRLRAQGSAGGHNGLRSTIQHLGTQVFPRLRIGIGAPAENPAERRARTVSHVLGPFSRAEQPCVDAVLDAVLDGLDRLKKQGMERAGTWINGFRYESPSAT; this is encoded by the coding sequence ATGGCCCAACAGCTCAGCCTTGTGGTTGGTCTGGGAAATCCTGGATCGAAGTACGACGGCACCCGGCACAACATCGGCTTCATGGCTCTTGAGCGTTTAGCGCTCAGAGAAGGCTTCAGTTTTCGGCAACAAGCCAAGTTGCATGGTCTGGTGGCTGATATGGGGTTTGGGGATCAGCGATTGCGCTTGCTCATGCCTCAAACATTCATGAACGACAGTGGACGTTCCGTGCGCGCAGCCCTCGATTGGTATGGCTTTCAGCCAGAAGACATCGTGTTGCTCGTCGACGATATGGATCTCCCGCTCGGGCGGTTGCGGCTGCGAGCGCAGGGAAGTGCTGGGGGACACAACGGTCTCCGCAGCACGATTCAGCATCTTGGAACTCAGGTCTTCCCTCGATTACGCATTGGAATCGGTGCTCCCGCAGAGAATCCAGCCGAACGACGAGCTCGCACGGTGTCCCATGTTCTTGGCCCCTTCAGTCGAGCCGAACAGCCCTGTGTTGATGCAGTTTTAGATGCAGTGTTGGATGGTTTAGATCGCCTGAAAAAGCAGGGTATGGAACGGGCTGGCACTTGGATTAATGGATTCAGGTATGAATCCCCTTCAGCGACTTGA
- the rph gene encoding ribonuclease PH encodes MSDPSRARADGRCRNDLRPFSVTWDPMGFALSSVTVRTGRTTVLCSVCLDDNVPRWRRGEGLGWLSAEYRLLPGSTPQRQGRELMKLSGRTQEIQRLIGRSLRAAVDMAKLGERTLLIDCDVIEADAGTRTAAITGAWLALQRACSRLVSQGILESSPLQSQVAAVSVGLVDGQALLDLDYSEDSRAEVDLNVVQADDGRLLEVQGTAEGAPFSRAQLDELLDLAEPGLKQLMQAQREALASD; translated from the coding sequence ATGAGCGATCCATCCCGAGCCCGAGCCGATGGCCGCTGTCGCAATGATCTGCGGCCGTTTTCTGTGACTTGGGATCCGATGGGGTTCGCCTTGAGTTCAGTCACTGTGAGAACCGGTCGAACAACTGTTCTCTGCAGCGTTTGCCTCGATGACAACGTGCCGCGCTGGCGTCGAGGCGAGGGGCTTGGGTGGCTCAGTGCTGAATACCGCCTACTACCCGGCTCAACACCGCAACGGCAGGGGCGTGAGTTGATGAAACTGTCTGGCCGCACCCAAGAAATCCAACGTTTGATCGGGCGCAGCCTCCGGGCGGCGGTCGATATGGCAAAGCTGGGAGAGCGAACCTTGCTGATCGACTGCGACGTCATTGAAGCGGATGCCGGCACCCGAACAGCAGCCATCACAGGGGCCTGGCTGGCGTTGCAGCGGGCCTGTAGCCGTCTTGTTTCCCAAGGAATTCTCGAGAGTTCACCTCTTCAAAGCCAAGTTGCTGCAGTCTCCGTTGGGTTAGTGGATGGCCAGGCCCTACTCGATCTCGACTACAGCGAAGACAGTCGAGCTGAGGTCGATCTCAATGTGGTGCAAGCGGACGATGGTCGACTGCTCGAAGTGCAGGGCACGGCCGAAGGCGCGCCCTTCAGCCGTGCCCAGTTGGATGAACTCCTGGATCTAGCTGAACCCGGGCTCAAGCAACTCATGCAGGCACAGCGAGAGGCTTTGGCTTCTGACTGA
- the glmM gene encoding phosphoglucosamine mutase, with protein sequence MVQAAFSPAGPTLGDAIPGFGTDGIRGRVGSVVTPALCLQVGYWVGRVLAVEGPVLIGMDSRTSGSMVASALTAGLTAAGREVWNLGLCPTPAVPLLIRKFGAAGGLMVSASHNPPADNGIKVFGANGAKLTPERQARIEAGLRGEIDHSDHDHSICGGLRQSSDLLSDYRSMLLSAVGTHRLDGVPIVLDLCWGSATACGAEAFQALGADLTVLHGEPDGSRINVGCGSTALGPLRDAVKDRGAVMGFAFDGDADRMLAVDGSGRIVDGDHVMFLWGSVLQDQHALTDQRLVATVMSNLGFQRAWEERGGILERTPVGDQHVHAAMVASGAALGGEQSGHILAASHGLCGDGVLTALQLSTLCHAQGITLSDWLDRSFQPFPQKLVNVTVQSQTRRKQWSSCEPLMAAIRSAEETMGSDGRVLVRASGTEPLVRVMVEAADMSLVEYWANHLASVVDQSLNAA encoded by the coding sequence ATGGTTCAAGCGGCGTTTTCTCCTGCTGGTCCGACCCTTGGAGATGCCATCCCTGGTTTCGGGACTGATGGTATTCGCGGTCGCGTGGGCAGCGTCGTGACACCCGCCCTTTGCTTGCAAGTGGGTTACTGGGTTGGACGGGTGTTGGCCGTCGAGGGGCCTGTGTTGATCGGGATGGATTCACGCACGAGCGGCAGCATGGTTGCGTCAGCGTTAACCGCTGGCCTCACCGCCGCTGGGCGTGAGGTGTGGAATCTGGGTTTGTGTCCTACCCCTGCCGTGCCGCTGTTGATCCGCAAGTTTGGAGCAGCAGGCGGTCTGATGGTTTCTGCGAGCCACAACCCACCAGCGGATAATGGCATCAAGGTGTTTGGAGCGAACGGGGCGAAGTTGACCCCCGAGCGTCAGGCCCGGATCGAGGCTGGTCTGCGTGGTGAGATCGACCATTCCGACCATGACCACTCGATTTGTGGAGGCCTGCGGCAGAGCTCCGATCTCTTGTCGGATTATCGATCAATGCTTCTCTCTGCTGTTGGCACCCACCGACTCGACGGGGTTCCGATCGTGCTCGACCTTTGTTGGGGCTCTGCCACGGCTTGTGGGGCTGAAGCATTTCAGGCCCTTGGCGCTGATCTGACTGTTTTGCATGGTGAGCCCGATGGCTCCCGAATCAATGTGGGTTGTGGCTCAACGGCGTTAGGCCCCCTACGAGATGCTGTGAAAGATCGAGGCGCTGTGATGGGTTTTGCCTTTGATGGCGACGCGGATCGGATGTTGGCCGTGGATGGCAGCGGCCGGATCGTGGATGGCGATCACGTGATGTTCCTCTGGGGATCCGTGCTGCAGGACCAACACGCGTTAACCGATCAACGACTTGTTGCCACCGTGATGTCGAACCTTGGCTTTCAACGTGCGTGGGAAGAGCGGGGCGGCATCCTCGAGCGCACGCCTGTTGGAGACCAGCATGTCCATGCTGCGATGGTGGCGAGTGGAGCCGCCCTTGGCGGAGAGCAATCGGGTCACATCCTTGCGGCATCCCATGGCCTATGTGGGGATGGGGTGCTGACCGCCTTGCAACTCTCCACCTTGTGTCATGCCCAGGGCATCACGCTGAGCGATTGGTTGGATCGCAGCTTTCAGCCTTTCCCGCAGAAGTTGGTGAATGTCACGGTGCAAAGCCAAACTCGACGCAAGCAGTGGTCCAGTTGTGAGCCACTCATGGCGGCGATCAGGTCTGCTGAGGAAACCATGGGCTCAGACGGCCGTGTTTTGGTGCGGGCGAGCGGCACGGAGCCCTTGGTGCGAGTGATGGTGGAGGCTGCTGATATGTCCCTTGTTGAATACTGGGCTAACCACCTGGCATCCGTAGTGGACCAATCCCTCAACGCTGCTTAA